A single genomic interval of Calditrichota bacterium harbors:
- a CDS encoding 6-phosphofructokinase, with amino-acid sequence MYPKRLAILVGGGPAPGINSVISAATIRAILAGAEVIGIRDGFKWLMQGNIDNIVNLNIDTVSRIHFRGGSYLGIARDNPTKNKKFLENTVTSLLRLNVDKLITIGGDDTAFSAHKVEEVADGRIQVAHVPKTIDNDLDLPHGTVTFGYQTARHIGVEIVKNIMTDARTTTRWYFVVTMGRKAGHLALGTGKSAGATLTLIPEEFPDKISLNQMIDTLVGAIIKRKSYGREDGVAIIAEGLIDKLDPHAFDELVNIEKDEHDNLRFAEINFGEILKYHVQKRLEEFGLKTTIVAKNIGYELRCADPIPFDMEYCRDLGYMAAKFLYDGGNGALISMQQGKFIPMYFKEILDPKTKKMKIRLVDTDSESYHIAYRYMLRLNQDDFNDPHELAKYAATAGVSLEEFEEKFKYLVENADTFDLQNPVKKKAEKSDKVEKKG; translated from the coding sequence ATGTATCCTAAACGGTTAGCCATATTGGTTGGCGGCGGCCCTGCGCCTGGTATTAATAGTGTTATTAGCGCTGCAACCATTAGAGCAATCCTTGCCGGTGCGGAAGTTATCGGTATTCGCGATGGTTTTAAATGGCTCATGCAGGGAAATATAGATAATATTGTCAATTTAAACATTGATACGGTAAGCCGTATTCATTTCCGTGGTGGCTCTTATTTGGGCATTGCACGGGACAATCCCACAAAAAATAAAAAATTCCTGGAAAATACAGTAACCTCACTATTAAGATTAAATGTCGATAAACTTATTACGATAGGTGGTGATGACACGGCTTTTTCTGCGCACAAAGTAGAAGAAGTAGCGGATGGCCGCATCCAGGTTGCCCATGTTCCTAAAACCATTGACAATGATCTTGACCTGCCGCACGGTACAGTTACTTTTGGATACCAGACAGCCCGCCATATTGGTGTAGAAATTGTAAAAAATATAATGACCGATGCCCGCACAACAACACGTTGGTATTTTGTTGTAACAATGGGGCGCAAAGCAGGCCACCTTGCACTGGGGACTGGTAAATCTGCCGGTGCAACTTTAACGCTTATCCCTGAAGAATTTCCAGATAAAATTTCATTGAACCAAATGATCGATACTTTGGTTGGTGCAATAATAAAGCGCAAAAGTTATGGCCGCGAAGATGGTGTGGCTATTATTGCCGAAGGCTTAATCGATAAGCTTGATCCACATGCATTTGATGAGCTTGTAAATATTGAAAAAGATGAACATGATAACCTGCGTTTTGCTGAAATTAATTTTGGTGAAATTCTTAAATACCATGTTCAGAAACGATTGGAAGAGTTTGGATTAAAAACAACCATTGTTGCTAAGAATATTGGTTATGAGCTGCGCTGTGCTGACCCCATCCCGTTTGATATGGAATACTGCCGTGATTTGGGTTACATGGCTGCCAAGTTTTTATATGACGGCGGCAATGGAGCCTTAATATCTATGCAACAAGGCAAGTTTATTCCAATGTATTTTAAAGAAATCCTTGACCCTAAAACGAAAAAGATGAAGATAAGATTGGTGGATACTGATTCAGAATCTTACCATATTGCATACAGGTACATGCTCCGCTTAAACCAGGATGATTTTAATGATCCGCATGAGCTGGCAAAATATGCAGCCACGGCAGGTGTTTCCTTAGAAGAGTTTGAAGAAAAATTCAAATATCTTGTTGAAAATGCAGATACATTTGATTTACAGAATCCTGTAAAGAAAAAAGCGGAAAAATCAGACAAAGTAGAAAAGAAAGGTTAG
- a CDS encoding protoheme IX farnesyltransferase encodes MGKTLKSYFDLTKPTIMLLVVITGGTALVLEGSLINEPFRFLLVIIAIYLTGGSANALNQCFERNIDAKMKRTSAKRPLPTNKISPVAAFVFSISIGVAGLLIFGLFFNWYSALLSLSTILFYSLFYTLYLKPNTSQNIVIGGAAGSMAPVGAWVAASGSMALDPWILFLIIFLWTPPHFWALALVYKDDYRVANLPMMPVVKGDNSTFRQIIVYSWLLVISSLFMLINQSLSIMYILAAVVLGVIFLSKTFKANKQRSEKEIKGLFGYSIIYLFLLFMVIVVDGVI; translated from the coding sequence ATGGGAAAAACTCTTAAATCATATTTTGATTTAACCAAGCCAACGATAATGTTGCTTGTGGTTATTACCGGCGGAACCGCACTTGTATTAGAAGGAAGCCTAATCAATGAACCATTCAGGTTTCTGCTCGTAATCATAGCTATCTATTTAACGGGTGGATCGGCAAATGCGCTTAATCAGTGTTTCGAGCGTAATATCGATGCCAAGATGAAAAGGACTTCAGCAAAACGCCCTTTGCCTACAAATAAAATTAGTCCGGTTGCAGCATTTGTTTTTTCTATATCAATTGGTGTGGCAGGGTTGCTTATTTTTGGATTGTTTTTTAACTGGTATAGTGCACTGCTTTCTTTAAGCACTATTTTGTTTTACAGTTTATTTTATACACTCTATTTAAAACCAAACACTTCTCAGAATATTGTTATTGGCGGAGCTGCTGGTTCAATGGCACCGGTTGGGGCATGGGTTGCAGCATCCGGTTCTATGGCTTTGGATCCCTGGATTTTATTCTTAATTATTTTTTTATGGACCCCGCCTCATTTCTGGGCATTGGCCCTGGTATATAAAGATGATTACCGTGTTGCAAATTTGCCGATGATGCCGGTTGTTAAAGGAGATAATTCTACTTTCAGACAAATAATTGTTTATTCGTGGCTTCTTGTAATCAGCAGCTTATTTATGCTGATAAATCAAAGTCTGAGTATAATGTATATTCTTGCTGCTGTGGTATTGGGTGTAATATTTTTATCAAAAACGTTTAAAGCAAACAAGCAAAGATCGGAAAAAGAAATTAAAGGATTGTTTGGATATTCTATTATTTATTTATTTCTGTTGTTCATGGTGATTGTAGTAGATGGAGTCATTTAA
- a CDS encoding cytochrome C, protein MSQIFNKSANLWPVYLAVIVIFLSSGLVGFFWYYGSPEYTDVGYRPKQPVDYSHKLHAGDLGMDCRYCHTAVEVSAKANVPPTETCMNCHSLIGTDNAKLDPVRESWVTGKSIEWVRVHDLPDYAFFNHSAHVNVGIGCESCHGNVAAMDKVEQKVSLSMSWCLTCHRTPENHIRPLDQVTKMNWTMPDNQAEFAQQVIKEKNITPPIDCSGCHR, encoded by the coding sequence TTGTCTCAAATTTTTAATAAAAGTGCCAATTTGTGGCCTGTCTATCTTGCTGTTATTGTAATTTTCCTTAGCAGTGGGCTGGTAGGTTTTTTCTGGTATTATGGATCACCGGAATATACAGATGTTGGCTATAGACCAAAACAACCCGTTGATTACAGCCATAAATTGCATGCAGGAGATTTGGGTATGGATTGCCGCTATTGCCATACTGCTGTTGAGGTCTCTGCAAAAGCAAATGTACCACCAACAGAAACCTGTATGAATTGCCATTCACTGATAGGTACAGATAATGCAAAACTTGATCCGGTAAGAGAAAGCTGGGTTACTGGAAAATCAATAGAGTGGGTTCGTGTTCATGATTTGCCCGACTACGCATTTTTTAACCATAGTGCGCATGTTAATGTTGGTATTGGTTGCGAAAGCTGCCATGGAAATGTTGCCGCGATGGACAAAGTAGAGCAGAAAGTATCACTTAGTATGAGCTGGTGCTTAACTTGCCACCGCACTCCGGAAAATCATATCCGCCCGTTGGACCAGGTTACAAAAATGAACTGGACAATGCCGGACAACCAGGCTGAATTTGCCCAGCAAGTAATCAAAGAAAAAAATATCACACCTCCCATAGATTGTTCAGGATGTCATCGATGA